In the genome of Vicia villosa cultivar HV-30 ecotype Madison, WI linkage group LG7, Vvil1.0, whole genome shotgun sequence, one region contains:
- the LOC131621085 gene encoding GDSL esterase/lipase At2g04570-like yields the protein MELQSNLLALLFSLHIFCLILIKANAKVPAIIVFGDSSVDAGNNNFIPTVARSNFQPYGRDFLGGKATGRFSNGRIPTDFISEAFGIKEYVPAYLDPKNNISDFATGVSFASAATGYDNATSAVLGVIPLWKQLEYYKQYQKNLTAYLGEAKAKESISESLHLMSMGTNDFLENYYTMPGRASQYTIQQYQTFLAGIAENFIRSLYGLGARKISLGGLPPMGCLPLERTTNFMGQNGCVANYNNIALEFNGKLQNITTKLNQELPGLKLLFSNPYHIMLHIIKKPELYGFESASVACCATGMFEMGYACSRGSMFSCSDASKFVFWDSFHPTEKTNSIVAKYVVEHVLAQLLE from the exons ATGGAACTGCAATCAAACCTACTAGCATTATTATTTTCACTTCACATTTTCTGTCTCATTTTGATCAAGGCCAATGCAAAGGTTCCGGCAATTATCGTGTTCGGCGACTCCTCCGTTGACGCCGGGAACAACAACTTTATTCCGACAGTTGCACGGAGCAATTTTCAACCGTATGGACGTGACTTCCTGGGCGGTAAAGCCACCGGAAGATTCTCGAATGGGAGAATACCGACTGATTTCATATCAGAAGCTTTTGGTATAAAGGAATATGTGCCTGCATACTTGGATCCTAAGAATAATATTTCAGATTTTGCAACTGGTGTCAGTTTTGCTTCTGCTGCTACTGGTTATGATAATGCAACTTCTGCTGTACTT GGTGTGATACCACTATGGAAGCAATTAGAGTATTACAAACAATACCAAAAGAATCTAACTGCATATCTTGGTGAAGCCAAAGCAAAAGAGAGCATTTCTGAATCGTTACACCTTATGAGTATGGGAACAAATGATTTTCTAGAGAATTACTATACCATGCCTGGTAGGgcatcacaatacacaattcAACAGTACCAGACTTTTCTAGCTGGAATCGCCGAGAATTTCATAAGGAGTCTCTATGGTCTTGGTGCTAGGAAGATTTCCCTAGGAGGGTTACCTCCCATGGGATGCTTGCCATTGGAGAGAACTACTAATTTTATGGGTCAGAATGGTTGTGTTGCAAACTACAATAACATAGCACTTGAATTCAATGGTAAACTCCAGAATATAACTACTAAGCTCAACCAGGAACTCCCTGGACTGAAGTTGTTGTTTTCAAATCCATATCACATTATGTTGCACATCATAAAAAAACCTGAACTCTACG GGTTTGAATCGGCCTCAGTGGCATGTTGTGCTACTGGAATGTTCGAGATGGGTTATGCATGCAGCAGGGGAAGCATGTTCAGTTGTTCTGATGCTTCCAAATTTGTGTTTTGGGATTCTTTTCATCCCACGGAAAAAACGAATAGTATTGTTGCAAAGTATGTGGTGGAGCATGTGTTAGCTCAACTTTTAGAATAA
- the LOC131621084 gene encoding transcription termination factor MTEF18, mitochondrial-like: MVTPSLLHNLNLPLLFNPSTPQNPISSISLKPSQPRCSNSAIVRAPSSPPPIRIKPYTKIEAQHALQEYLYNTQCYTFIDAEFIAKNSPHFIHQLISRVRVYNRHYAFDFPRALRRYLMYHPINEFEPFLESIGIHPRELNLLLPKDLFFLRDDSLLVDNFHVLFIHGVPRNRMWKIYREAREVFGYGSGVLSKKFESYENLGLSKSSVAKLFVCCPLLLVGDEVDPQFVVVLDWLKRIGIDIGWFVNCMWPSRTYRWKAIIDSIEFFRQGGCSEKPMYDLFKADPKLLLEGLGKRMYLVIGRLVKLGLDVNEICFCFREHPDILSSRRMKNLMSVIAFMYNIRMEQEETTRVLYNYMHILSKHSIKGHTTMSKELGVGKGDLREMIQDDPLEFFSLAVKLKQKKDKNEFYYDLHLGKTSFLRKLGYNDNSEEMEIAMKMFEGKGDKLQERFDCLVEAGLEYDTVVGMVKRVPGILSIRKTVMQKKIDFLKNTLGYPIEFLARYSRYFFHNLDKIFARFAMYKWLKKRNVINRELYLSTIITPSEKQFLELFVNTHPEGPTAWQTINSLSKEFKN, encoded by the coding sequence ATGGTAACCCCTTCGCTTCTGCATAATCTAAACCTCCCTCTTCTCTTCAACCCTTCCACACCCCAAAACCCTATCTCTTCAATCTCTCTCAAACCTTCACAACCCCGCTGTTCAAATTCCGCCATTGTTCGCGCTCCTTCTTCGCCACCTCCAATTCGCATCAAACCCTACACAAAAATCGAAGCACAGCATGCCCTACAAGAATACCTTTACAACACTCAATGTTACACTTTCATAGACGCTGAATTTATCGCCAAAAATTCTCCGCATTTCATTCATCAACTCATCTCCAGAGTCAGAGTATACAACAGACACTATGCTTTTGATTTTCCTCGGGCTCTCAGAAGGTATCTTATGTATCACCCTATTAATGAATTTGAACCCTTTTTAGAGAGTATAGGGATTCATCCCAGGGAATTGAACTTACTTTTGCCTAAAGATTTGTTTTTTCTTCGTGATGATAGTCTTTTGGTTGATAATTTTCATGTTTTGTTTATTCACGGGGTTCCGAGGAATAGGATGTGGAAGATTTATAGAGAAGCAAGAGAGGTTTTTGGGTATGGGAGTGGCGTTTTGTCGAAGAAATTTGAGAGTTATGAGAATTTGGGGTTGAGTAAATCTTCTGTTGCGAAGCTGTTTGTTTGTTGTCCATTGCTTTTAGTTGGCGACGAGGTTGATCCTcaatttgttgttgttcttgattggTTGAAGAGAATTGGGATTGATATCGGATGGTTTGTGAATTGTATGTGGCCCTCGAGAACATATAGATGGAAAGCGATTATTGATAGTATAGAGTTTTTTCGTCAAGGGGGATGTTCGGAGAAGCCAATGTATGATTTGTTTAAGGCGGATCCGAAATTGTTATTGGAGGGTTTAGGAAAGAGGATGTATTTGGTTATAGGCCGGTTGGTTAAGTTGGGTCTTGACGTGAATgagatttgtttttgttttcgaGAGCATCCTGATATATTGTCAAGTCGGCGTATGAAAAATTTGATGTCGGTGATTGCTTTTATGTATAATATTCGAATGGAACAAGAAGAGACTACTCGTGTTTTGTATAACTACATGCACATCCTTAGCAAACATTCAATAAAAGGTCATACAACTATGTCTAAAGAGTTAGGAGTTGGAAAAGGTGATTTACGTGAAATGATACAGGATGATCCGTTAGAATTTTTTAGTTTGGCTGTAAAACTGAAGCAGAAGAAGGATAAAAATGAGTTCTACTATGACCTGCATTTGGGGAAAACAAGTTTCTTGCGGAAACTGGGGTATAATGATAACTCTGAGGAGATGGAAATAGCTATGAAGATGTTTGAAGGGAAAGGTGATAAGTTACAAGAGAGATTTGATTGTCTGGTTGAAGCTGGTTTGGAATATGACACTGTAGTTGGAATGGTAAAGCGAGTTCCTGGGATTCTGAGCATTAGGAAAACTGTAATGCAAAAGAAGATTGATTTCTTAAAAAACACTTTAGGTTACCCGATAGAGTTTCTCGCGAGATATTCAAGGTATTTTTTCCATAATTTGGACAAAATATTTGCAAGATTTGCAATGTACAAGTGGTTGAAGAAGAGGAATGTTATAAATCGCGAGTTATACTTGAGTACCATAATTACACCTTCTGAGAAACAGTTTCTAGAACTCTTTGTGAATACGCATCCTGAAGGTCCAACAGCTTGGCAAACTATAAACAGTTTATCTAAAGAATTTAAGAATTAA
- the LOC131619588 gene encoding GDSL esterase/lipase At2g04570-like produces the protein MIPKELDYYKQYQKNLTAGETKAKESIPKSLYLMSIGTNNFLENYYTMPGIAENFIRSLYGLGARKISLGGLPPMGCLPLERTTNFMGQNGCVANYNNIALEFNGLNQTQWHVVPTGMFEMGYACSRGGMFSCSDASKFVFWDSFHPTEKTNIIVAKYVVEHVLAQLLE, from the exons ATGATACCAAAAGAATTAGATTACTACAAACAATACCAAAAGAATCTAACTGCAGGTGAAACCAAAGCAAAAGAGAGCATTCCTAAATCATTATACCTTATGAGCATTGGAACAAATAATTTCCTAGAGAATTACTATACCATGCCTGGAATTGCGGAGAATTTCATAAGGAGTCTCTATGGTCTTGGTGCTAGGAAGATTTCCCTAGGAGGGTTACCTCCCATGGGATGCTTGCCATTGGAGAGAACTACAAATTTTATGGGTCAGAATGGTTGTGTTGCAAACTACAATAACATAGCACTTGAATTCAATG GTTTGAATCAGACTCAGTGGCATGTTGTGCCTACTGGAATGTTCGAGATGGGTTATGCATGCAGTAGGGGCGGCATGTTCAGTTGTTCTGATGCTTCCAAATTCGTGTTTTGGGACTCTTTTCATCCCACagagaaaacaaatattattGTTGCAAAGTATGTGGTGGAGCATGTGCTAGCACAGCTTTTAGAATAA
- the LOC131621086 gene encoding uncharacterized protein LOC131621086 has translation MGKIYREAREVFGYGSGVLSKKFESYENLGLSKSSVVKLFVCRPLLLVGDEVDRQFVVVLDRLKRIGIDIGWFVNCMWPPRTYIWKEIIDSIEFFRQGGYSEKEMYDLFTADPKLLLNGLGKRTYLVVGRLIKSGLDVDEICSCFREHPDVLSSPRMKNLMFVIAFMYNIRMDQDAIAHVLYNYMHELSKLSIKGYTTMSKELGVREGDLCEMIQDDPLKFFSSALKQKQKRDIDKFYYDPHSYFEKTSFLQKLGYNDNSEEMEIAMKMFIGKGDKLQERFDCLIEAGLDYDTVVEMVKRVPGVLNVRKTLMLKKIDFLKNTLGFPIEALVGYPTYFTNNLDQMYARFAMYEWLKKRTDINPELSLTTIFATSEKRFLEMFVNKHPEGPTTWQAINSLSDKFKN, from the coding sequence ATGGGGAAGATTTATAGAGAAGCAAGAGAGGTTTTTGGGTATGGGAGTGGCGTTTTGTCGAAGAAATTTGAGAGTTATGAGAATTTGGGGTTGAGTAAATCTTCTGTTGTGAAGCTGTTTGTTTGTCGTCCATTGCTTTTAGTTGGCGACGAGGTTGATCGTcaatttgttgttgttcttgatcggTTGAAGAGAATTGGGATTGATATCGGATGGTTTGTCAATTGTATGTGGCCCCCGAGAACATATATATGGAAAGAGATTATTGATAGTATAGAGTTTTTTCGTCAAGGGGGATATTCTGAGAAAGAAATGTATGATTTGTTTACGGCGGATCCTAAATTGTTGTTGAATGGTTTAGGAAAGAGGACATATTTGGTTGTAGGTCGGTTGATTAAGTCGGGTCTTGACGTGGATGAGATTTGTTCTTGTTTCAGAGAGCATCCTGATGTGTTGTCAAGTCCGCGTATGAAAAATTTGATGTTTGTGATTGCTTTTATGTATAATATTCGAATGGACCAAGATGCTATTGCTCATGTTTTGTATAACTACATGCATGAACTTAGCAAACTTTCGATAAAAGGTTATACAACTATGTCTAAAGAGTTGGGAGTTCGAGAAGGTGATTTATGTGAAATGATCCAGGATGATCCGTTAAAATTTTTTAGTTCGGCTTTAAAACAGAAGCAAAAGAGGGATATAGATAAATTCTACTATGACCCGCATAGTTATTTTGAGAAAACAAGTTTCTTGCAGAAACTGGGATATAATGATAACTCTGAGGAGATGGAAATAGCTATGAAGATGTTTATAGGGAAAGGTGATAAGTTACAAGAGAGATTTGATTGTCTGATTGAAGCTGGTTTGGATTATGACACTGTAGTCGAAATGGTAAAGCGAGTTCCTGGGGTTCTGAACGTTAGGAAAACTCTAATGCTAAAGAAGATTGATTTCTTAAAAAACACTTTAGGTTTCCCAATAGAAGCTCTCGTGGGATATCCAACGTATTTTACCAATAACTTGGACCAAATGTATGCAAGATTTGCAATGTATGAGTGGTTGAAGAAGAGGACTGATATAAATCCCGAGCTATCCCTCACTACCATATTTGCAACTTCTGAGAAACGGTTTCTAGAAATGTTTGTGAATAAGCATCCTGAAGGTCCAACGACTTGGCAAGCTATAAACAGTTTATCTGACAAATTTAAGAATTAA
- the LOC131621087 gene encoding uncharacterized protein LOC131621087, whose product MVTLSLLHNLNLPLLFNPPTLQNPISSISLKPSQPRCSHSATVPAPSPPPPIRISRGPKIEAKHALRDYLVNTRGYSFIDADFISKNSPHFIDELISRVRVNNRHDAFDFPRALRRMWKIYRDAREVFGYGSGVLSKKFESYENLGLSKSSVVKLFVCRPLLLVGDEVDPQFVVVLDRLKRIGIDIGWFVNCMLPSRTYRWKAIIDNIEFFRQGGYSEKEMYDLFTADPKLLLDGLGKRTYLVVGQLIKSGLDVDEICSCFREHPDVLSSPRMTNLMFVISFMYNVRMDQDAIAHVLYNYMHELSKLSIKGYTTMSKELGVREGDLCEMIQDDPLEFFSLALKPKQKKDINKFRYDPHNYLEKTSFLQKLGYNDNSEEMEIAMKRFEGKGDKLQERFDCLVEAGLEYNTVVGMVKRIPGILSIEKTLLQKKIDFLKNTLGYPIESLVGYRYPSYFTNNLDQMYARFAMYEWLKRRTDINPELSLATIFASPEKRFLKIFVNKHPEGPTTWQAINSLSDKFKN is encoded by the exons ATGGTAACCCTTTCGCTTCTGCATAATCTAAACCTCCCTCTTCTCTTCAACCCTCCCACACTCCAAAACCCTATCTCCTCAATCTCTCTCAAGCCTTCACAACCCCGCTGTTCACATTCCGCCACTGTTCCCGCTCCTTCTCCGCCACCTCCGATTCGCATCTCACGCGGCCCAAAAATCGAAGCAAAGCATGCCCTACGTGATTACCTTGTCAACACTCGAGGTTACAGTTTCATAGATGCAGATTTTATCTCCAAAAACTCTCCACATTTCATTGATGAACTCATCTCCAGAGTCAGAGTCAACAACAGACACGATGCTTTTGATTTTCCTCGGGCTCTCAGAAG GATGTGGAAGATTTATAGAGATGCAAGAGAGGTTTTTGGGTATGGGAGTGGCGTTTTGTCGAAGAAATTTGAGAGTTATGAGAATTTGGGGTTGAGTAAATCTTCTGTTGTGAAGCTGTTTGTTTGTCGTCCATTGCTTTTAGTTGGCGACGAGGTTGATCCTcaatttgttgttgttcttgatcggTTGAAGAGAATTGGGATTGATATCGGATGGTTTGTCAATTGTATGTTGCCCTCGAGAACATATAGATGGAAAGCGATTATTGATAATATAGAGTTTTTTCGTCAAGGGGGATATTCTGAGAAAGAAATGTATGATTTGTTTACGGCGGATCCTAAATTGTTGTTGGATGGTTTAGGAAAGAGGACATATTTGGTTGTAGGTCAGTTGATTAAGTCCGGTCTTGACGTGGATGAGATTTGTTCTTGTTTCAGAGAGCATCCTGATGTGTTGTCAAGTCCGCGTATGACAAATTTGATGTTTGTGATTTCTTTTATGTATAATGTTCGAATGGACCAAGATGCTATTGCTCATGTTTTGTATAACTACATGCATGAACTTAGCAAACTTTCGATAAAAGGTTATACAACTATGTCTAAAGAGTTGGGAGTTCGAGAAGGTGATTTATGTGAAATGATCCAGGATGATCCGTTAGAATTTTTTAGTTTGGCTTTAAAACCGAAGCAAAAGAAAGATATAAATAAATTCAGATATGACCCGCATAATTATTTGGAGAAAACAAGTTTCTTGCAGAAGCTAGGATATAATGATAACTCTGAGGAGATGGAAATAGCTATGAAGAGGTTTGAAGGGAAAGGTGATAAGTTACAAGAGAGATTTGATTGTCTGGTTGAAGCTGGTTTGGAATATAACACTGTAGTTGGAATGGTAAAGCGAATTCCTGGTATTCTAAGCATTGAGAAAACTCTATTGCAAAAGAAGATTGATTTCTTAAAAAACACTTTAGGTTACCCGATAGAATCTCTCGTGGGATATCGATATCCATCGTATTTTACCAATAACTTGGACCAAATGTATGCAAGATTTGCAATGTATGAGTGGTTGAAGAGGAGGACTGATATAAATCCCGAGCTATCCCTCGCTACCATATTTGCATCTCCTGAGAAACGGTTTCTAAAAATCTTTGTGAATAAGCATCCTGAAGGTCCAACGACTTGGCAAGCTATAAACAGTTTATCTGACAAATTTAAGAATTAA